The Arachis duranensis cultivar V14167 unplaced genomic scaffold, aradu.V14167.gnm2.J7QH unplaced_Scaffold_232527, whole genome shotgun sequence genome contains a region encoding:
- the LOC127744230 gene encoding delta(3,5)-Delta(2,4)-dienoyl-CoA isomerase, peroxisomal-like: MVEEKYKTLEVVEKNPKSGVFHLYLNRPRQRNALTHDFCTEFPKALYALDHNRDVNVIVLSGAGDHFCSGIDIFQLKSITQSYHDAGESLRRQILAMQDSITALERCRKPVITSTHGACIGGAIDIVTACDLRYCMEEAFFSVKEVDGHGTHTVSIVIERERERRGEEMIVVVVERGVV, from the coding sequence ATGGTGGAGGAGAAATACAAAACCCTAGAGGTAGTAGAGAAGAACCCCAAATCAGGGGTGTTCCACCTTTATTTGAATCGTCCGAGACAACGCAACGCTCTGACGCATGATTTCTGCACTGAGTTTCCCAAAGCCCTGTATGCCCTGGACCACAACCGTGACGTCAACGTCATCGTGTTATCCGGCGCCGGTGATCACTTCTGCTCCGGCATCGACATTTTCCAGTTGAAATCTATCACACAGTCCTACCACGATGCCGGAGAGAGTCTCCGTCGGCAGATCCTGGCGATGCAAGATTCTATCACGGCGTTGGAGCGGTGCCGGAAGCCAGTGATTACTAGTACCCATGGCGCTTGCATCGGTGGTGCAATTGACATCGTGACAGCCTGTGACTTAAGGTATTGCATGGAGGAAGCATTCTTTTCGGTGAAGGAGGTTGATGGCCATGGCACCCACACCGTTTCCATCGtgattgagagagagagagagaggagggggGAGGAGATGATAGTGGTCGTGGTAGAGAGAGGGGTAGTTTag